DNA sequence from the Pseudomonas tritici genome:
ACGCCCGACTTTGGCGCCGGGATGAATCTCGATCCCGGTCAACCAGCGGCCAAAGTTCGACACCAACCGCGCCAGCCATTTCCAACCCATGCCCCACAAGGCGCCGGACAGGCGGTGAATCCAGATCGCGTGCATGCCGGGGTAGCAGGTCAGCACTTCAAAGGCGTTGCGCGCCGCCGGGTCACGGTGGAAAACACTCTGGATATCTTCTCGCAAACGCTCGAACATTTTTAATCCTTCCGCTTAAGAAGCTCGCCACGGGCCGCTTTCTGGGTTTCCGTGAGGATGCCACGCAATATATTCATTTCCGCTCGGCTCACCGAGCTACGCCCGTACAGGCGACGCAGGCGCGCCATCAAGTGCCGGGGCTTGTCCGGATCGAGGAATTCGATGGCCACGAGGGTTTGCTCCAAGTGCTCATAGAATCGCTCCAACTCGTCCATGGTGGCCAACTCGCCACTTTTGGTCGATGCAACTTCATCCTTTTCCACTTTACTCGGCTGACCTTCGGCGGCCAGCCAAGCCATGCGCACTTCGTAAGTCAACACCTGCACCGCTGCCCCGAGATTCAGCGAGCTGAACTCAGGGTCTGATGGAATGTGCACGTGGTAATGACATCGCTGCAGCTCTTCATTGGTCAGGCCGGAGTCTTCACGGCCGAATACCAAGGCGATTTCCGCGCCGCCGGCGGCCTCTTCCACCACTTTGGTGCCGCACTCGCGCGGATCCAGCAGAGGCCAAGGGATGCGACGGTCGCGGGCGCTGGTGCCAAGCACCAGGTTGCAGCCGACCAGCGCGTCTTCCAGAGTGGCGACGACCTGAGCTTTTTCCAGGAGGTCATTGGCGCCGGACGCGCGAGCATCGGCTTCGTGGTGCGGAAACAGGCGCGGCTCGACCAGCACCAGGCGCGTCAGACCCATGTTTTTCATGGCTCGCGCCACCCCACCGATGTTGCCGGGATGACTGGTATTGACCAAGACGACACGAATGTTTTGCAGCAAGGGAGGCGCTCTCGGACACGGGAAAGGGGAGCAAATCTTACAGAACAGCCTAAGGTTATGCCATGAAAGCTAACGTCGTCCTTCACCTGAAGAAAGTTTCTGCTAAACTGCTCGGCTTTCTTTAACAACCTTAGGTGACCTATCCATGCAGCCCATGCTGAATATCGCGCTGCGCGCCGCCCGCAGCGCCAGTGAATTGATCTTCCGCTCCATCGAGCGCCTGGATACCATCAAGGTCGACGAAAAAGACGCCAAGGATTATGTATCCGAGGTGGATCGCGCCGCCGAACAGAAAATCATCGACGCCCTGCGCAAGGCCTACCCTACCCACGGCATTCTCGGCGAAGAAACCGGCCTGCACAAAGGTAGCGGCGAAGGCGAA
Encoded proteins:
- the trmJ gene encoding tRNA (cytosine(32)/uridine(32)-2'-O)-methyltransferase TrmJ, yielding MLQNIRVVLVNTSHPGNIGGVARAMKNMGLTRLVLVEPRLFPHHEADARASGANDLLEKAQVVATLEDALVGCNLVLGTSARDRRIPWPLLDPRECGTKVVEEAAGGAEIALVFGREDSGLTNEELQRCHYHVHIPSDPEFSSLNLGAAVQVLTYEVRMAWLAAEGQPSKVEKDEVASTKSGELATMDELERFYEHLEQTLVAIEFLDPDKPRHLMARLRRLYGRSSVSRAEMNILRGILTETQKAARGELLKRKD